One window of Lytechinus variegatus isolate NC3 chromosome 2, Lvar_3.0, whole genome shotgun sequence genomic DNA carries:
- the LOC121406894 gene encoding elongation of very long chain fatty acids protein 6-like, giving the protein MLDRLPAKFQQTYFWFEEDFEHGPYSSWMAKYWHWSMYISIAYVVIIFGLQRFMRDRPPFDLRRPLILWSASLSVFSIVCAFRLAQEFVMYARDYGWKATMCDDRYGMDGVNGFWSMLFVWSKLPELGDTLFIVLRKQPLIFLHWYHHITVFVYAWYSYPLMLAPGRYFVDLNALVHAFMYTYYALKASRLVRIPRQINVCLTLIQTSQMVVGCVINTLAWKFRSQGEFCSTTDNNIRVSLLMYFSYFILFAHYFYKTYFVKKAPRKQKEVQNGVHQNGVHINGAHQNGKSHYSNGKASLKTD; this is encoded by the coding sequence ATGTTAGACAGATTGCCAGCCAAGTTTCAGCAGACTTATTTCTGGTTCGAAGAAGATTTTGAGCACGGCCCGTACTCGTCATGGATGGCAAAATACTGGCACTGGTCAATGTACATCAGCATCGCCTATGTGGTGATCATCTTCGGGCTGCAGCGCTTCATGCGAGACAGGCCTCCCTTCGATCTCCGCAGACCCCTGATACTATGGTCCGCTAGCCTCTCCGTCTTCAGCATCGTCTGTGCCTTCCGACTCGCTCAGGAGTTTGTCATGTATGCACGGGACTATGGATGGAAAGCAACCATGTGTGATGACCGATATGGCATGGATGGGGTCAATGGCTTTTGGTCTATGTTATTCGTTTGGAGTAAGCTTCCGGAACTTGGTGACACGCTCTTTATCGTTCTTCGCAAACAACCTCTCATTTTCCTCCACTGGTATCACCACATCACCGTTTTCGTGTATGCATGGTACAGCTATCCTCTCATGTTGGCCCCCGGACGCTACTTCGTTGATCTCAATGCCCTTGTACATGCCTTCATGTATACCTACTATGCCCTCAAAGCATCTCGCCTTGTTCGTATACCTCGTCAAATCAACGTCTGCCTTACTTTAATCCAAACCTCCCAGATGGTCGTCGGATGCGTCATCAACACCCTGGCGTGGAAGTTTAGATCGCAAGGGGAGTTTTGCTCGACGACAGACAACAATATCAGGGTGTCGTTACTCATGTACTTTTCGTATTTCATCCTCTTTGCTCATTACTTCTATAAAACCTACTTTGTGAAGAAGGCCCCCCGAAAGCAAAAGGAGGTGCAGAACGGTGTTCATCAAAACGGTGTTCATATCAATGGTGCACATCAAAATGGCAAATCTCATTATAGCAATGGAAAAGCATCGCTCAAGACGGATTAA